In the genome of Xyrauchen texanus isolate HMW12.3.18 chromosome 33, RBS_HiC_50CHRs, whole genome shotgun sequence, one region contains:
- the LOC127626723 gene encoding ATP-dependent RNA helicase DHX8 isoform X1, giving the protein MAEIEEDELEKLEYLSLVSKVCTELDNHLGISDKDLAEFVISLAEKNPTFDGFKSVLVKNGADFTDSLVGNLLRLIQTMRPPVIASTSKDSLPVVKSKSEKDKLKELFPALCRPDNPSTRSLLDEDDVKVAADAMKELEMFMPSVSCSDTSSSKHRSSSKKKRRSRSRSRSRSRDRDRERDRDRRRRHRSRSRSRSRSNERDRRRRKSRWHSRSKSKSPARVDRDKGSDRWKDKHVDRPPPEEPSLGDIYNGKVTSIMQFGCFVQLEGLRKRWEGLVHISELRREGRVANVADVVSKGQRVKVKVLSFTGSKTSLSMKDVDQDTGEDLNPNRRKNVGKDGQEESAMRNPDRPTNLNLGHAPEVEDDTLERKRLTKISDPEKWEIKQMIAANVLSKEEFPDFDEETGILPKVDDEEDEDLEIELVEEEPPFLRGHTKQSMDMSPVKIVKNPDGSLSQAAMMQSALAKERREVKQAQREAEMDSIPMGLNKHWVDPLPDADGRQIAANMRGIGMMPNDIPEWKKHAFGGNKASYGKKTQMSILEQRESLPIYKLKEQLIQAVHDNQILIVIGETGSGKTTQITQYLAEAGYTTRGKIGCTQPRRVAAMSVAKRVSEEYGCCLGQEVGYTIRFEDCTSPETVIKYMTDGMLLRECLIDPDLGQYAIIMLDEAHERTIHTDVLFGLLKKTVQKRTDMKLIVTSATLDAVKFSQYFYEAPIFTIPGRTYPVEVLYTKEPETDYLDASLITVMQIHLTEPPGDILVFLTGQEEIDTACEILYERMKSLGPDVPELIILPVYSALPSEMQTRIFDPAPPGSRKVVIATNIAETSLTIDGIYYVVDPGFVKQKVYNSKTGIDQLVVTPISQAQAKQRAGRAGRTGPGKCYRLYTERAYRDEMLTTNVPEIQRTNLASTVLSLKAMGINDLLSFDFMDAPPMETLITAMEQLYTLGALDDEGLLTRLGRRMAEFPLEPMLCKMLIMSVHLGCSEEMLTIVSMLSVQNVFYRPKDKQALADQKKAKFHQPEGDHLTLLAVYNSWKNNKFSNPWCYENFIQARSLRRAQDIRKQMLGIMDRHKLDVVSCGKATVRVQKAICSGFFRNAAKKDPQEGYRTLIDQQVVYIHPSSALFNRQPEWVVYHELVLTTKEYMREVTTIDPRWLVEFSPAFFKVSDPTRLSKQKKQQRLEPLYNRYEEPNAWRISRAFRRR; this is encoded by the exons ATGGCAGAGATCGAAGAGGACGAGCTGGAAAAGCTCGAATATTTGTCTTTAGTGTCTAAAGTTTGTACAGAACTTGACAATCATTTAGGAATCAGCGACAAGGACCTTG CTGAGTTTGTAATCAGTCTTGCTGAGAAAAACCCAACTTTTGATGGATTCAAGTCAGTACTTGTTAAAAATGGTGCAGACTTCACA GATTCACTCGTCGGCAACTTACTTCGTCTCATTCAAACCATGCGCCCTCCTGTGATAGCATCTACCAGTAAAG ACTCTTTGCCTGTGGTTAAGTCAAAGAGTGAAAAAGACAAGTTGAAGGAATTGTTTCCAGCTCTGTGTAGACCTGACAATCCTAGTACCAGG TCTTTGCTGGATGAGGATGATGTGAAAGTTGCTGCTGATGCCATGAAAGAGCTGGAGATGTTTATGCCCAGTGTTAGTTGTTCAGACACTAGCAGCAGCAAACACAG AAGCAGCAGCAAGAAGAAGCGGAGGAGCAGGAGCAGAAGTCGCAGTCGAAGCAGAGACAGGGATAGAGAGAGGGACAGGGACAGAAGACGCCGCCACCGCTCTCGTTCCCGATCCAGGTCCCGCTCTAATGAGAGAGACAGGAGGAGGCGCAAGAGCCGCTGGCACTCTCGCAGCAAGTCTAAGAGTCCTGCACGGGTAGACCGAGATAAGGGTTCAGACCGTTGGAAAGACAAACATGTGGACCGGCCCCCACCAGAGGAGCCATCTTTGGGGGATATCTACAATGGCAAAGTCACCAGCATCATGCAGTTTGGCTGCTTTGTGCAGCTGGAAGGTCTTCG GAAACGCTGGGAGGGCTTGGTCCACATTTCAGAGCTTAGAAGAGAGGGTCGTGTGGCAAATGTGGCAGATGTGGTCAGCAAAGGCCAAAGGGTCAAAGTCAAGGTGTTGTCCTTCACAGGATCCAAAACCAGCCTCAGTATGAAG GATGTTGACCAGGACACAGGTGAAGACCTGAACCCTAACAGGAGAAAGAACGTGGGTAAAGATGGTCAGGAAGAGTCTGCTATGAGAAACCCTGACAGACCCACCAACCTCAACCTAGGCCATGCTCCAGAGGTGGAGGATGACACGTTGGAACGCAAAAGACTCACCAAGATCTCAGATCCAGAGAAGTGGGAGATCAAACAG ATGATCGCTGCCAATGTGTTGTCTAAGGAGGAATTCCCAGACTTTGATGAAGAGACAGGAATTCTGCCTAAAGTAGATGATGAGGAGG aTGAAGACTTGGAGATTGAGCTGGTGGAAGAAGAGCCTCCATTCTTGAGGGGACACACCAAACAGAGCATGGACATGAGCCCTGTCAAGATTGTCAAG AACCCTGATGGATCTCTCTCCCAAGCAGCCATGATGCAGAGTGCCCTGGCCAAAGAAAGACGGGAGGTGAAACAGGCCCAGCGGGAGGCTGAGATGGACTCAATCCCCATGGGCCTGAACAAACACTGGGTGGACCCGCTGCCTGACG CTGATGGCAGACAGATAGCAGCCAACATGAGGGGCATAGGTATGATGCCCAacgacatcccagagtggaagaAACATGCCTTTGGTGGCAACAAGGCCTCCTATGGAAAAAAAACTCAAATGTCCATTCTAGAGCAAAGAGAGAGTCTTCCCATCTACAAGCTGAAAGAGCAGCTCATTCAG GCTGTCCATGACAACCAAATCCTGATTGTGATTGGGGAGACGGGATCAGGGAAGACTACTCAGATCACTCAGTACCTAGCTGAGGCTGGATACACAACAAGGGGGAAGATTGGATGCACACAACCCAGAAGAGTGGCGGCCATGTCTGTGGCTAAAAGAGTGTCAGAGGAGTATGGTTGCTGTTTAGGTCAAGAG GTGGGCTACACTATTCGTTTTGAGGACTGTACGAGTCCAGAGACAGTCATTAAATACATGACAGATGGTATGCTGTTAAGAGAGTGTCTGATTGACCCTGATCTGGGCCAGTATGCCATCATTATGTTAGACGAGGCCCATGAGAGAACCATCCACACAGATGTGCTCTTTGGTCTGCTCAAAAAG ACTGTGCAGAAGCGAACTGACATGAAGCTCATTGTGACATCTGCTACGCTGGATGCTGTGAAATTCTCACAGTACTTTTATGAGGCGCCTATTTTCACTATTCCTGGTCGCACATACCCAGTGGAGGTTTTGTACACTAAAGAACCTGAGACTGACTATCTGGATGCCAGTCTGATCACAGTCATGCAAATCCACCTCACTGAGCCTCCAG GTGACATCTTGGTGTTCCTTACGGGTCAAGAGGAGATTGACACAGCTTGTGAGATTCTGTACGAGAGAATGAAATCCCTTGGGCCTGATGTCCCAGAGCTCATTATCCTTCCAGTATACTCTGCCCTGCCCAGTGAAATGCAGACCAGGATTTTTGATCCAGCACCACCTGGAAGTAGAAAG GTGGTCATTGCTACTAACATTGCTGAGACTTCTTTGACAATTGATGGGATCTACTATGTGGTGGATCCAGGTTTTGTCAAGCAGAAGGTTTATAATTCCAAAACCGGCATTGATCAGCTGGTGGTTACTCCGATCTCTCAG GCCCAGGCTAAGCAGCGGGCGGGCAGAGCCGGTAGAACTGGGCCTGGCAAATGCTACAGATTGTACACTGAACGTGCCTACAGAGATGAGATGCTCACCACCAATGTGCCTGAGATTCAGCGAACCAACTTGGCCAGTACTGTACTGTCTCTCAAG GCAATGGGCATCAATGACCTGTTGTCATTTGACTTTATGGATGCTCCACCCATGGAGACACTTATCACTGCCATGGAGCAGCTCTACACTCTGGGAGCACTGGATGATGAAGGTCTGCTCACGCGCCTTGGTCGTAGG ATGGCTGAGTTTCCCCTGGAGCCCATGCTGTGCAAGATGTTGATCATGTCTGTTCATCTTGGCTGCAGTGAAGAGATGCTGACCATTGTGTCAATGCTCTCAGTACAGAACGTGTTCTACAGACCAAAG GACAAACAGGCTCTGGCAGACCAGAAGAAGGCCAAGTTTCACCAGCCTGAGGGAGACCACCTGACTTTGTTGGCCGTCTATAACTCTTGGAAGAACAACAAGTTCTCCAACCCCTGGTGCTATGAAAACTTCATCCAGGCAAGATCTCTCAGACGCGCTCAGGACATTCGCAAACAGATGCTGGGCATTATGGACAG gcacaagctgGACGTAGTATCATGTGGTAAAGCCACAGTGCGTGTACAAAAGGCAATCTGCAGTGGTTTTTTCCGGAATGCAGCCAAAAAGGACCCCCAGGAAGGATACAGGACCCTTATAGACCAGCAGGTGGTGTACATCCACCCATCTAGTGCATTGTTCAATCGCCAACCAGAATG GGTGGTATACCATGAGCTTGTGTTGACCACTAAGGAATACATGAGGGAGGTGACAACCATTGACCCGAGGTGGCTGGTTGAATTCTCTCCAGCTTTCTTCAAAGTGTCCGATCCCACACGCCTCAGTAAGCAGAAGAAACAGCAGAGGTTGGAGCCCCTCTACAATCGCTACGAGGAACCAAATGCTTGGAGAATCTCCAGAGCCTTCAGACGACGCTAG
- the LOC127626723 gene encoding ATP-dependent RNA helicase DHX8 isoform X2, with amino-acid sequence MAEIEEDELEKLEYLSLVSKVCTELDNHLGISDKDLAEFVISLAEKNPTFDGFKSVLVKNGADFTDSLVGNLLRLIQTMRPPVIASTSKDSLPVVKSKSEKDKLKELFPALCRPDNPSTRSLLDEDDVKVAADAMKELEMFMPSVSCSDTSSSKHSSSKKKRRSRSRSRSRSRDRDRERDRDRRRRHRSRSRSRSRSNERDRRRRKSRWHSRSKSKSPARVDRDKGSDRWKDKHVDRPPPEEPSLGDIYNGKVTSIMQFGCFVQLEGLRKRWEGLVHISELRREGRVANVADVVSKGQRVKVKVLSFTGSKTSLSMKDVDQDTGEDLNPNRRKNVGKDGQEESAMRNPDRPTNLNLGHAPEVEDDTLERKRLTKISDPEKWEIKQMIAANVLSKEEFPDFDEETGILPKVDDEEDEDLEIELVEEEPPFLRGHTKQSMDMSPVKIVKNPDGSLSQAAMMQSALAKERREVKQAQREAEMDSIPMGLNKHWVDPLPDADGRQIAANMRGIGMMPNDIPEWKKHAFGGNKASYGKKTQMSILEQRESLPIYKLKEQLIQAVHDNQILIVIGETGSGKTTQITQYLAEAGYTTRGKIGCTQPRRVAAMSVAKRVSEEYGCCLGQEVGYTIRFEDCTSPETVIKYMTDGMLLRECLIDPDLGQYAIIMLDEAHERTIHTDVLFGLLKKTVQKRTDMKLIVTSATLDAVKFSQYFYEAPIFTIPGRTYPVEVLYTKEPETDYLDASLITVMQIHLTEPPGDILVFLTGQEEIDTACEILYERMKSLGPDVPELIILPVYSALPSEMQTRIFDPAPPGSRKVVIATNIAETSLTIDGIYYVVDPGFVKQKVYNSKTGIDQLVVTPISQAQAKQRAGRAGRTGPGKCYRLYTERAYRDEMLTTNVPEIQRTNLASTVLSLKAMGINDLLSFDFMDAPPMETLITAMEQLYTLGALDDEGLLTRLGRRMAEFPLEPMLCKMLIMSVHLGCSEEMLTIVSMLSVQNVFYRPKDKQALADQKKAKFHQPEGDHLTLLAVYNSWKNNKFSNPWCYENFIQARSLRRAQDIRKQMLGIMDRHKLDVVSCGKATVRVQKAICSGFFRNAAKKDPQEGYRTLIDQQVVYIHPSSALFNRQPEWVVYHELVLTTKEYMREVTTIDPRWLVEFSPAFFKVSDPTRLSKQKKQQRLEPLYNRYEEPNAWRISRAFRRR; translated from the exons ATGGCAGAGATCGAAGAGGACGAGCTGGAAAAGCTCGAATATTTGTCTTTAGTGTCTAAAGTTTGTACAGAACTTGACAATCATTTAGGAATCAGCGACAAGGACCTTG CTGAGTTTGTAATCAGTCTTGCTGAGAAAAACCCAACTTTTGATGGATTCAAGTCAGTACTTGTTAAAAATGGTGCAGACTTCACA GATTCACTCGTCGGCAACTTACTTCGTCTCATTCAAACCATGCGCCCTCCTGTGATAGCATCTACCAGTAAAG ACTCTTTGCCTGTGGTTAAGTCAAAGAGTGAAAAAGACAAGTTGAAGGAATTGTTTCCAGCTCTGTGTAGACCTGACAATCCTAGTACCAGG TCTTTGCTGGATGAGGATGATGTGAAAGTTGCTGCTGATGCCATGAAAGAGCTGGAGATGTTTATGCCCAGTGTTAGTTGTTCAGACACTAGCAGCAGCAAACACAG CAGCAGCAAGAAGAAGCGGAGGAGCAGGAGCAGAAGTCGCAGTCGAAGCAGAGACAGGGATAGAGAGAGGGACAGGGACAGAAGACGCCGCCACCGCTCTCGTTCCCGATCCAGGTCCCGCTCTAATGAGAGAGACAGGAGGAGGCGCAAGAGCCGCTGGCACTCTCGCAGCAAGTCTAAGAGTCCTGCACGGGTAGACCGAGATAAGGGTTCAGACCGTTGGAAAGACAAACATGTGGACCGGCCCCCACCAGAGGAGCCATCTTTGGGGGATATCTACAATGGCAAAGTCACCAGCATCATGCAGTTTGGCTGCTTTGTGCAGCTGGAAGGTCTTCG GAAACGCTGGGAGGGCTTGGTCCACATTTCAGAGCTTAGAAGAGAGGGTCGTGTGGCAAATGTGGCAGATGTGGTCAGCAAAGGCCAAAGGGTCAAAGTCAAGGTGTTGTCCTTCACAGGATCCAAAACCAGCCTCAGTATGAAG GATGTTGACCAGGACACAGGTGAAGACCTGAACCCTAACAGGAGAAAGAACGTGGGTAAAGATGGTCAGGAAGAGTCTGCTATGAGAAACCCTGACAGACCCACCAACCTCAACCTAGGCCATGCTCCAGAGGTGGAGGATGACACGTTGGAACGCAAAAGACTCACCAAGATCTCAGATCCAGAGAAGTGGGAGATCAAACAG ATGATCGCTGCCAATGTGTTGTCTAAGGAGGAATTCCCAGACTTTGATGAAGAGACAGGAATTCTGCCTAAAGTAGATGATGAGGAGG aTGAAGACTTGGAGATTGAGCTGGTGGAAGAAGAGCCTCCATTCTTGAGGGGACACACCAAACAGAGCATGGACATGAGCCCTGTCAAGATTGTCAAG AACCCTGATGGATCTCTCTCCCAAGCAGCCATGATGCAGAGTGCCCTGGCCAAAGAAAGACGGGAGGTGAAACAGGCCCAGCGGGAGGCTGAGATGGACTCAATCCCCATGGGCCTGAACAAACACTGGGTGGACCCGCTGCCTGACG CTGATGGCAGACAGATAGCAGCCAACATGAGGGGCATAGGTATGATGCCCAacgacatcccagagtggaagaAACATGCCTTTGGTGGCAACAAGGCCTCCTATGGAAAAAAAACTCAAATGTCCATTCTAGAGCAAAGAGAGAGTCTTCCCATCTACAAGCTGAAAGAGCAGCTCATTCAG GCTGTCCATGACAACCAAATCCTGATTGTGATTGGGGAGACGGGATCAGGGAAGACTACTCAGATCACTCAGTACCTAGCTGAGGCTGGATACACAACAAGGGGGAAGATTGGATGCACACAACCCAGAAGAGTGGCGGCCATGTCTGTGGCTAAAAGAGTGTCAGAGGAGTATGGTTGCTGTTTAGGTCAAGAG GTGGGCTACACTATTCGTTTTGAGGACTGTACGAGTCCAGAGACAGTCATTAAATACATGACAGATGGTATGCTGTTAAGAGAGTGTCTGATTGACCCTGATCTGGGCCAGTATGCCATCATTATGTTAGACGAGGCCCATGAGAGAACCATCCACACAGATGTGCTCTTTGGTCTGCTCAAAAAG ACTGTGCAGAAGCGAACTGACATGAAGCTCATTGTGACATCTGCTACGCTGGATGCTGTGAAATTCTCACAGTACTTTTATGAGGCGCCTATTTTCACTATTCCTGGTCGCACATACCCAGTGGAGGTTTTGTACACTAAAGAACCTGAGACTGACTATCTGGATGCCAGTCTGATCACAGTCATGCAAATCCACCTCACTGAGCCTCCAG GTGACATCTTGGTGTTCCTTACGGGTCAAGAGGAGATTGACACAGCTTGTGAGATTCTGTACGAGAGAATGAAATCCCTTGGGCCTGATGTCCCAGAGCTCATTATCCTTCCAGTATACTCTGCCCTGCCCAGTGAAATGCAGACCAGGATTTTTGATCCAGCACCACCTGGAAGTAGAAAG GTGGTCATTGCTACTAACATTGCTGAGACTTCTTTGACAATTGATGGGATCTACTATGTGGTGGATCCAGGTTTTGTCAAGCAGAAGGTTTATAATTCCAAAACCGGCATTGATCAGCTGGTGGTTACTCCGATCTCTCAG GCCCAGGCTAAGCAGCGGGCGGGCAGAGCCGGTAGAACTGGGCCTGGCAAATGCTACAGATTGTACACTGAACGTGCCTACAGAGATGAGATGCTCACCACCAATGTGCCTGAGATTCAGCGAACCAACTTGGCCAGTACTGTACTGTCTCTCAAG GCAATGGGCATCAATGACCTGTTGTCATTTGACTTTATGGATGCTCCACCCATGGAGACACTTATCACTGCCATGGAGCAGCTCTACACTCTGGGAGCACTGGATGATGAAGGTCTGCTCACGCGCCTTGGTCGTAGG ATGGCTGAGTTTCCCCTGGAGCCCATGCTGTGCAAGATGTTGATCATGTCTGTTCATCTTGGCTGCAGTGAAGAGATGCTGACCATTGTGTCAATGCTCTCAGTACAGAACGTGTTCTACAGACCAAAG GACAAACAGGCTCTGGCAGACCAGAAGAAGGCCAAGTTTCACCAGCCTGAGGGAGACCACCTGACTTTGTTGGCCGTCTATAACTCTTGGAAGAACAACAAGTTCTCCAACCCCTGGTGCTATGAAAACTTCATCCAGGCAAGATCTCTCAGACGCGCTCAGGACATTCGCAAACAGATGCTGGGCATTATGGACAG gcacaagctgGACGTAGTATCATGTGGTAAAGCCACAGTGCGTGTACAAAAGGCAATCTGCAGTGGTTTTTTCCGGAATGCAGCCAAAAAGGACCCCCAGGAAGGATACAGGACCCTTATAGACCAGCAGGTGGTGTACATCCACCCATCTAGTGCATTGTTCAATCGCCAACCAGAATG GGTGGTATACCATGAGCTTGTGTTGACCACTAAGGAATACATGAGGGAGGTGACAACCATTGACCCGAGGTGGCTGGTTGAATTCTCTCCAGCTTTCTTCAAAGTGTCCGATCCCACACGCCTCAGTAAGCAGAAGAAACAGCAGAGGTTGGAGCCCCTCTACAATCGCTACGAGGAACCAAATGCTTGGAGAATCTCCAGAGCCTTCAGACGACGCTAG